The Streptomyces sp. R28 region TCGGGCGATGTTGGGGCCGCTCGCGATGCGCTCCACGCAGCCGCGCGAACCGCACGGGCACGGGTCGCCGTCGAGGTCGACGCTGATGTGACCGATGTGGCCCGCGTTGCCGGTGGGGCCGGGGTGCAACCGGCCGTTCAGCACCAGACCGCCGCCGACACCGGTGGAGACGACCATGCAGAGCGCGTTGTCGTGGCCCCGAGCCGCCCCCTGCCAGTGTTCGGCCGCCGTGATGGCCACACCGTCGCCGATCAGCTCCACGGGCAGACCGCCGGCCGCTTCCCGGACCCGCCGGACCAGCGGATAGTCGCGCCAGCCGGGCACGTTCACCGGACTCACGGTGCCCGCGGAGGCGTCCACCGGTCCCGCGCTGCCGATACCGAGGGCGGTCGCGCGCTCCCACAGGGGCGACGCGGTGAGCTCGCCGACGACCTCCTCGACGGCCCGCATCACCGTCTCGCCGTCCTCCCGCGCAGGCGTCGCGCGCTGGGCCCGGACCGCGATCGTGCCGTGGCCGTCCACCAGCGCTCCGGCGATCTTGGTGCCGCCGATGTCGAGCGCAGCCACGAGGTCGGTGTGCATCAGTGTCAGTTCTCCCCGTCAACCATTCGGATCTCCCCGTCAACCACGGGAAATGGGCGAACCGGTCTCGCGGTGGGGGCGCAGGCCGGAGATTGCGGTGGACAGTGTCTCCCGGATCTGACAACGTTGTCCAGGCTCTATGCTCGACGCCACATCCTCATACAAACCCATGGACCGACGCATCCCCCGTGGACGACAGGACAGGAATCCGCATCGTGCCCGAGACCATCCGCCGATCCGACCGCCTCTCCGAGAACCGCTACGGCAACCGTCCGACCATGAAGGACGTAGCGGCGCGTGCCGGAGTCGGCCTGAAGACCGTCTCGCGCGTGGTCAACGGGGAGCCGGGCGTCACCCCGGAGACGGAGCGCCGCGTCCAGGAGGCCATCGACGCCCTGGGCTTCCGCCGCAACGACAGCGCGCGGGTGCTGCGCAAGGGCCGTACGGCGAGTGTCGGTCTGGTCCTGGAGGATCTCGCGGACCCCTTCTACGGCCCGCTCAGCCGGGCGGTCGAGGAGGTCGCCCGCGCACACGGCGCGCTGCTCATCAACGGCTCCAGCGCCGAGGACCCGGACCGCGAGCAGGAGCTGGCGCTGGCCCTGTGCGCGCGGCGGGTGGACGGGCTGGTGATCATTCCCGCCGGTGACGACCACCGGTACCTGGAGCCCGAGCTGAAGGCGGGCGTCGCCACCGTGTTCGTCGACCGTCCCGCCGGGAAGATCGACGCCGACTGCGTCCTGTCCGACAACTACGGCGGCGCCCGTGACGGCGTCGCCCATCTCATCGCCCACGGACACCGCCGGATCGGCTTCATCGGCGACATGCCCCGCATCCACACGGCCGCCGAGCGGCTGCGCGGCTATCGGGCCGCCATGGAGGACGCGGGCATACCGGTGGAGGACTCCTGGATGTCCCTGGGTGTCACCGACCCGGAGCGGGTACGCCGGGCGGCCGAGGAGATGCTCACCGGCCCCTCCCCCGTCACCGCGGTCTTCGCGGGCAACAACCGGGTGACGGTCACCGTGATCCGGGTCCTGGCCGAGCAGGCCCGCCGCGTCGCCCTCGTCGGCTTCGACGACATCGAACTCGCCGACCTGCTGCAGCCGGGCGTCACCGTCGTCGCCCAGGACGCGGCGGCGATCGGCCGAACCGCCGCCGAGCGCCTGTTCCGGCAGCTGGACGGCACCCTGGTCGCCCCGGAACGCATCGAGCTGCCGACGCGGCTGATCACCCGCGGCTCGGGCGAGCTGCCGCCGGCGGACTGAGCGGCCCGTGGAGGACCGCACACTCGAGGCGCAGGGCCTGGCCGAGGCGCCGCGCGAGCATCCCCTGCTCTACCCGGGCGCGTGGCCAAAGGAGTCCGGCCTCCTCGACGGGGATCGACTGCTGCCCCTCGACCGCCTGGTGTACGACGACCGAGCGCCGGTTCTCGCGGTCGGCTCCAACGCCTGTCCGGGCCAGCTTCGGCACAAGATGGCCGAGTTCGGGATCACGGCTCCCATCCCGATGGTGAAGGCGCGGGTGACGGGCATCGAGGTCGGCGTCTCCGCGCATGTGAGCCGTATGGGATACGTGTCGGCCTCCCCCTTCGACGCACCGTCCGTCGTACGGGAGTTGTTCCTCACCTGGCTCGACGCCGAGCAGCTCGCGGTGATCGACGCGAGTGAGGGAGTGCCCCTGCCGAACGGCAACTACAGCCGCGCCTGGCTGACCGCACCCGGGGTCCGGATCGTCCTGGCGGACGGCACGGCGCTCCCGGGCGCCTTCGCGTACGTCAACCGCCACGGGGTGCTGCATGACGGGAACGGCGTGCCTCGCACCCACCCGGGTCAGCGGGCCCTGCTCACCGAACTCCTCGGGGCGTCGGCCCGTTTTAGACAGCTGTTCGGGGTCACGCCCGAGGAGTTCGTCGCGCGGGCACGCGCCGACGCGCTGTTGTGCGCGCGAGGCACCCGGCTGTTGGCGGAGGAGGAACTGGTGACGGTCTCCGGCCTGGAGAAGTACGTACGGGTTCAGCAGACCGGGAGTCCGGGCACCGGCTCGTCGTTGTTGCCGCCCTCGATGTAGACGTCGCTGATGAAGACGTTGGTGTTGCCGCTGTCGTCGTCCGTCTTGGCCCACCAGACGTTGGTCCACTCGCCGGATGTCTCGCGGCGGCCCAGATTCTGCTGGCAGTAGAAGTAGTTGGTGCCCGCGTTGAGGACGCCGACCTCGGTGCCGGAGGCGGTGTACGACTTGGCTTGCTTCCAGACCTGGCAGTTGTACTTGCCGCCGCCGATGGAGGAGCAGGACGCGGTCGGTGTGGTGCTGCCCCCGCCGGTGCTGCCGCCCCCGCCCGTGGTTCCGCCGCCGCCCGTCGTACCGCCGTCTCCGGAGCCGCCGCCCGTGGTACCGCCGTTGGTGCCACCGCCGTCCGCGGTCTTGGTCGGGGACGAGGTGGTGGGCCGGTCGGCGGGCTCGGCCTCGGCCGTGCGGCTCGGGCTCTTCGTCGCGCCGGGGGTCTTCTCGTCGTCGCCCGTCTCGGCGAGGCCGGAGTCACCCGACCGATCGGCGTCGGGGCTGCCGGTCGCCGGGGCGGACGCGTCCCCGGCGGTGACGGACGACGTGGCCTGCGCCTCGGCCTTGGTGTCGCCCTTGTCGTTCAGCAGGGCGACCGCGCCGCCGGCCGCCGCGAGGACGACAGTCACGGCCGCGGCGGCGAGCAGGGCGCGGCCCTTGCGTCGGGTGGGCGCGGCGGCGGACGTGACCATGGGGCCGGTGGCGTCCGGGTCCTGTGGCGGCGCGGTGGGGTTGCCGTAGGCGTGGGGGGCGGACGGCATCGGTGTGCTGCCGTACGGCGATGCGGTCGGCTGCCCCGGGGTGCCGTGTCCGTGCATGGCTGAGCCAGGATGGCCGACGGCGCCGAAGCCCTGAGCGGGCGGCGTGCCTTGTCCAGCAGTGGCGGACCCTTGTGTGCCCTGCGCGCCCTGTCGGGCAGTCCCGAAGCGCGGTGCCCCGGGCAGGTCCGACGCGGGCACACCCTGCTCCGGCGTGTCCGAGCCCTGAGCGCCAGGCGCACTCTGCCCCTGGCCGCCGTACGCCTGCCCGGCGGGCCCTGCCATTCCGGGCGCCCCGGGTCCCGGGCCGTGCGGACCCGCTGCCTCCGGTGGCCCGCCGACCGGCGGCGCCGACGGAACGCCGGGCTCCGTCTCCTCCCGCGCGGGCCCGGCGCCCGCCGGTCCCCGCAGCGTGGCCGTCTGCGAGTCGGTGCCGCCCGACTCCGCCACCGCCTGCAGGAGTGCCCGCGCCTCGCCGGCCTCGGGGCGGGACTCGGGTCGCTTGTCCATCAGCCGCTGCAGGACGGGGCCGAGCGGCCCGGCGCGGCGGGGTTCCGGCAGCGGCTCGGTGACGATCGCGGTGAGCGTGGAGAACGTCGACGTACGGCGGAAGGGCGCGGCGCCCTCGACGGCCGCGTACAGCGTGGCGCCCAGGGCCCATACGTCGGAGGAGGGGCCCGGTTCGACGCCCTGGGCGCGCTCGGGGGCCAAGTAGTCGAGGGAACCGACGAGTGCGCCGGTGCGGGTGAGGTTGGTGACCTCGCCGTCGCCCGGGTCCTCCATGGCGGCGATGCCGAAGTCGGTCAGGACCACGCGGCCGGAACGGTCGAGCAGGATGTTGCCCGGCTTCACGTCACGGTGCAGGACGCCGGCCGCGTGGGCGGCGGCCAGTGCCTCCATGACCTTGGCGCCGATGCCGGCCGCTTCGCGCGGGTCGAGGGTGCCGCGCTCGCGCAGCACGTCGTCCAGGGACGGGCCGTCGACCAGCTCCATGACGATCAGCGGGCGTCCGTCGACCTCGGTGACGTCGTGCACCGCCACGACTCCGGGATGCCGCACCCGGGCCGCCGCCCGCGCCTCGCGCTGCATTCGCAGCCGCAGATCCGCGAGTTCGGGTCCGTCGGCATCGGTGTAGGTGCGCAGCTCCTTGACTGCGACCTCGCGGCCGAGGACCTCGTCGAGGGCCCGCCAGACCACGCCCATGCCGCCGCGCCCGAGCTGCGCCACGACGCGATAACGCCCGGCCAGCAGCCGACCGGCCTCGTCCGTCTGTCCGTACTCCCCCGAAGACACCGCTGCCCCGTTCCTGTGACACCTGTGACTGGTCAATGTGTGCCGTACAGACTACGGGGCAGGGGTGACAACGCCGGCGGGTGGTAGCGGCTGTGACCGGTCCGCTACTTGGCGGAGACCGTCAGATCGCCGCGCCGGGGCGCCGCGAATCCCTCCAGATCGGCACGGGTCAGACCGGTCAGCCGGGCGACCTCGGCGATGTCGAGGGCGCCGCAGTCCAGGCCGCGCAGCAGATAGCCGCCGAGGGCCTTGGCGGTGGCGGGCTCGTCCATGACGTCGCCGCCGACCCGGCCCGCGTACCGGGCGAGCCGGGCGGCCGCCTGCTCGAAGCCCTCGCGGTAGAAGGCGAAGACGGCCGCGTACCGGGTCGGGATGTGGCCGGGGTGCATGTCCCAGCCCTGGTAGTAGGCGCGGGCCAGGGCGCGGCGGGTGAGGCCGTAGTGCAGGCGCCAGGCGTCGTGGACCTTGGCGGTCGGGCCGACCGGCAGGACGTTCGTCGAGCCGTCCGAGACGCGTACGCCGGTGCCCGCCGCCGCGACCTGCATGATCGCCTTGGCGTGGTCGGCGGCCGGGTGGTCGCTGGCCTGGTAGGCGGCGGAGACGCCGAGGCAGGCGCTGTAGTCGAAGGTGCCGTAGTGCAGGCCCGTGGCTCGGCCCTCGGCGGCCTGGATCATCCGGGCGACGGTGGCGGTGCCGTCGGTGGCGAGGATGGACTGACTGGTCTCGATCTGGATCTCGAAGCCGATCCGGCCGGGCTCGAGCCCGCGCGCCTTCTCGAACTCCTCCAGGAGCCGGACCATGGCAGCGACCTGCTCGGCGTACGTCACCTTCGGCAGGGTGAGCACCAGCCCGTCGGGCAGGCCGACG contains the following coding sequences:
- a CDS encoding aldolase/citrate lyase family protein; translated protein: MGQGQQEKVATSLAGAVSEEISASLAPVDAELERRYPGDPGGRQPVHTVYVPGDVFAADTIRSWGDQALAALDEHAPDAASFAAVLGLSDELAEPVHARVRAKLEREPIEDLRVDFEDGYGPRPDTEEDEAAARAARLIAEAYENGTAAPYMGIRMKCMEAPVRDRGIRTLDIFLTGLMEAVGLPDGLVLTLPKVTYAEQVAAMVRLLEEFEKARGLEPGRIGFEIQIETSQSILATDGTATVARMIQAAEGRATGLHYGTFDYSACLGVSAAYQASDHPAADHAKAIMQVAAAGTGVRVSDGSTNVLPVGPTAKVHDAWRLHYGLTRRALARAYYQGWDMHPGHIPTRYAAVFAFYREGFEQAAARLARYAGRVGGDVMDEPATAKALGGYLLRGLDCGALDIAEVARLTGLTRADLEGFAAPRRGDLTVSAK
- a CDS encoding protein kinase gives rise to the protein MSSGEYGQTDEAGRLLAGRYRVVAQLGRGGMGVVWRALDEVLGREVAVKELRTYTDADGPELADLRLRMQREARAAARVRHPGVVAVHDVTEVDGRPLIVMELVDGPSLDDVLRERGTLDPREAAGIGAKVMEALAAAHAAGVLHRDVKPGNILLDRSGRVVLTDFGIAAMEDPGDGEVTNLTRTGALVGSLDYLAPERAQGVEPGPSSDVWALGATLYAAVEGAAPFRRTSTFSTLTAIVTEPLPEPRRAGPLGPVLQRLMDKRPESRPEAGEARALLQAVAESGGTDSQTATLRGPAGAGPAREETEPGVPSAPPVGGPPEAAGPHGPGPGAPGMAGPAGQAYGGQGQSAPGAQGSDTPEQGVPASDLPGAPRFGTARQGAQGTQGSATAGQGTPPAQGFGAVGHPGSAMHGHGTPGQPTASPYGSTPMPSAPHAYGNPTAPPQDPDATGPMVTSAAAPTRRKGRALLAAAAVTVVLAAAGGAVALLNDKGDTKAEAQATSSVTAGDASAPATGSPDADRSGDSGLAETGDDEKTPGATKSPSRTAEAEPADRPTTSSPTKTADGGGTNGGTTGGGSGDGGTTGGGGTTGGGGSTGGGSTTPTASCSSIGGGKYNCQVWKQAKSYTASGTEVGVLNAGTNYFYCQQNLGRRETSGEWTNVWWAKTDDDSGNTNVFISDVYIEGGNNDEPVPGLPVC
- a CDS encoding LacI family DNA-binding transcriptional regulator translates to MDDRTGIRIVPETIRRSDRLSENRYGNRPTMKDVAARAGVGLKTVSRVVNGEPGVTPETERRVQEAIDALGFRRNDSARVLRKGRTASVGLVLEDLADPFYGPLSRAVEEVARAHGALLINGSSAEDPDREQELALALCARRVDGLVIIPAGDDHRYLEPELKAGVATVFVDRPAGKIDADCVLSDNYGGARDGVAHLIAHGHRRIGFIGDMPRIHTAAERLRGYRAAMEDAGIPVEDSWMSLGVTDPERVRRAAEEMLTGPSPVTAVFAGNNRVTVTVIRVLAEQARRVALVGFDDIELADLLQPGVTVVAQDAAAIGRTAAERLFRQLDGTLVAPERIELPTRLITRGSGELPPAD
- a CDS encoding ROK family protein; this encodes MHTDLVAALDIGGTKIAGALVDGHGTIAVRAQRATPAREDGETVMRAVEEVVGELTASPLWERATALGIGSAGPVDASAGTVSPVNVPGWRDYPLVRRVREAAGGLPVELIGDGVAITAAEHWQGAARGHDNALCMVVSTGVGGGLVLNGRLHPGPTGNAGHIGHISVDLDGDPCPCGSRGCVERIASGPNIARRALENGWRPGPDGDTSAAAVAAAARSGDPVAVASFERAAQALAAGIAATATLVEIDIAVIGGGVGKAGDVLFTPLRKALTDYATLSFVQRLTITPAQMGTDAGLVGAAAAALAGKAGATAAGV